The Onthophagus taurus isolate NC chromosome 2, IU_Otau_3.0, whole genome shotgun sequence genome includes a window with the following:
- the LOC111423612 gene encoding nuclear cap-binding protein subunit 3-like gives MTESLRPNIRIEIQNDLTVPMEVEEDKLVEDGEINDPEEEIVVERQKVVRQTQRVWSNSNGGFSTGINIFDKIEQTKLLERAKRFDLKPNEICNFTDEQLQQLHDSLGITTEDEKDIRFESLHMRGTDNLSTEDVLEYFGKYGPSGVEWINDESCNILFDDKVSAARALFYLSKPIKGMPVEGPCDPFVKELDSNKENGKSILLKSRTVELKDDSDDVSLSDITVPIPPGYWRLGMSHTKSRCILVRFALKSDKKQLGAEKFSEYYKKYGNPNYGGMKGLISETQKKKFKGIVEDVEDSKNPWGLLAKNWNQDMNQTEKEIPIIPIKTKSDVMSRIGFKRTLEDEPIKEEQETNEKKRSKIPRMRMYADEEEERIKRRKELQKIKNVANESKGDDLRDVLKSQIRKNVKLEREEKERKDPEPDLGLKLKNRIRNQKKDDLTQEKSKYTDKNESRRKLDDLRKKRLSPRLTSPSRTSPRRFLSKGTSPNRFSRRMRSDYSHLSDYEDSLEDQKPKSKVTVVIKTQKKPTVASTIWSRINSDRERLKTVSEGKLRRRSSSSESSGGSNSGNESSDQDDEVHVKQETDVGMRPGFHANVAKRLHHMNDHRSPLRIEINNDHFKKE, from the exons ATGACGGAATCTTTACGGCCGAATATACGCATCGAAATACAAAATGATTTGACCGTACCCATGGAAGTCGAAGAAGATAAATTGGTGGAAGATGGCGAAATAAACGATCCCGAAGAGGAGATTGTTGTTGAGAGACAAAAAGTTGTTCGACAAACTCAAAGg GTTTGGTCTAATTCTAATGGAGGATTTAGTACAGGAATAAACATATTCGATAAAATAGAACAAACTAAGCTATTGGAAAGAGCGAAacgttttgatttaaaaccaAATGAAATATGTAATTTTACAGATGAACAATTACAACAACTTCATGATAGTTTAGGAATAACCACTGAGGATGAAAAAGATATTCGCTTTGAGTCACTTCACATGAGAGGAACAGACAATTTAAGTACAGAAGATGTTTTGGAATATTTTGGTAAATATGGACCATCAGGAGTTGAGTGGATTAATGATGAAAGTTGCAATATTttgtttgatgataaagtttctGCTGCAAgagctttattttatttatcaaagcCTATTAAAGGGATGCCAGTTGAAGGGCCTTGTGACCCTTTTGTTAAAGAATTAGAtagtaataaagaaaatggaaaaagtattttattaaagtcaCGCACTGTTGAATTAAAAGATGATTCTGATGATGTATCATTAAGTGACATAACTGTTCCAATTCCACCTGGTTATTGGAGGCTTGGAATGTCCCACACAAAATCTAGGTGTATTTTAGTAAGATTTGCGTTAAAATCAGATAAAAAGCAATTAGGTGCAGAAAAATTTAGCgagtattacaaaaaatatggaaatccCAATTACGGGGGAATGAAAGGATTAATTTCTGagacacaaaagaaaaaatttaaaggaaTTGTTGAGGATGTTGAAGATTCAAAAAATCCTTGGGGGttattagcaaaaaattggaACCAAGACATGAATCAAACTGAAAAAGAAATCCCAATTATtccaattaaaacaaaatcagaTGTAATGAGTCGAATTGGATTTAAAAGAACTTTAGAAGATGAACCTATCAAAGAAGAACAAGAAACGAACGAGAAAAAACGTTCAAAAATTCCCAGAATGCGAATGTACGCCGACGAAGAGGAAGAAAGAATTAAACGACGTAAagaattgcaaaaaattaaaaacgtagCAAACGAATCAAAAGGTGATGATTTAAGGGATGTTTTAAAATCGCAAATCAGGAAGAATGTTAAACttgaaagagaagaaaaagaaagaaaagatcCAGAACCCGATTTAggattaaaactaaaaaatagaataagaaaccaaaaaaaagatgatttaacccaagaaaaatcaaaatacaCCGATAAAAACGAATCGAGACGAAAATTAgatgatttaagaaaaaaacggCTTTCACCAAGATTAACATCACCTTCGAGAACTTCCCCAAGACGATTTTTATCAAAAGGAACCTCACCCAACAGGTTTTCAAGAAGAATGAGATCAGATTATTCTCATTTAAGCGATTACGAAGATTCGCTTGAAGATCAAAAACCGAAAAGTAAAGTTACCGTCGTAATTAAAACCCAAAAGAAACCGACGGTAGCTTCAACTATTTGGTCGCGAATTAATTCGGACCGTGAACGGTTAAAAACTGTTTCTGAAGGTAAATTGCGAAGGAGAAGTTCAAGTTCGGAGAGTAGTGGTGGATCAAATTCTGGGAATGAAAGTTCAGATCAAGATGATGAGGTACATGTTAAGCAGGAAACGGATGTGGGGATGAGACCCGGTTTTCATGCAAATGTTGCTAAAAGATTGCATCATATGAATGATCATAGGAGTCCTCTTAGAatagaaattaataatgatcATTTTAAGAAGGAATga